The Canis lupus familiaris isolate Mischka breed German Shepherd chromosome 1, alternate assembly UU_Cfam_GSD_1.0, whole genome shotgun sequence DNA window GCACTTAATTTGCCATCAGTAGCTAACTcaataaaatttagcatttatatttaaaaatattttgtgtatacaAGTTATCAGTTATGAGATtccttacattttcaaaattcttaagaGGTTATGCATTGACATATCCAGGATGGCATGTAAAATAACCCACCAgcggcacctgtgtggctcagtggttaagtgtcatctgcttttggctcaggtcatgatctggaggtcctgggattgagtcctgcatcaggctcccctggcttctccctctgcctatatctgtgcctctctttctgtatctctaaggaataaaatctttaaaaataacaataaaataaaacccaccaGTATGAATGGGGATACCAGAACCACCATGAAAATGATTAATCATGAAAGATTGTGATACAGCTAATGGGACTTCATTACAGTCCATTACAAAAGCCTGAATATCTCCTTATATCAATGATTTTATACGTTGAAAAAGATGAATTGGAAAGGGCAGGAGGAACTTAGGTTGAGGGATGTACACATGTATGAAAACATCAAAataggggctgcctgggtggctcaggggttgagcatctgcctttggctcggagtgTGGTCcaagagtcccaggatcaagtcccacattgggctcctagtgggaagcctgcttctccctctgcctctgtgtctcatgaataaataaattaaaaatcttaaaaaaaaaaaaaaaacatcaaaatatatatttaaaacatgtagTTTAATTCAATCATACTTAAATCAAACTcttcttataaaacaaatatttagggatgcctgggtggctcagtcaggttaagcatccaatccttgacctcagctcaggtcttgatcccagggtcatagagctcaagccctgtgctgggctccacaatgggcatggagcttacttaaataaaaaacaaaaataaagcaggggtgcctgggtggctcagtcggttaagcatccatcAGATTCTGGTTttcttaggttgtgatctcagggtcctgagatagagcccatcaggctccacacctagcaaaAAGTCTGCTCACCACGCCCACCCtcgctcctccccttcctctgtgtactctctcaaatctttaaaaaataaaacaaaacaagaacaaaaataaaaacaaaacaaacaaaaacacccacaaatatttaaaacttgcCACTTACTggtcattttactattttatttcctatgttCTTAGTTATTTGTGGCTATTATATCAGTACTTTGAGAATAGAATATAGTAAGGTACTACTGGAGTATCTTACCAATTCCATGTTCAGTGACATCACTCTGGCAACTTGACATTTACCACAAGAGAAGTATTTACATGGACTGCCAACGACTAAAACCTAGGCTTGATTTAATGTGTTACTAAGTTAAGAAAGCAGAAGAATTTATTAATGCAGGTTAAATTTATACATCTGGTGCATGTGGGCTTTCAATTGTGAGAATAacaaaaagttgagaaaaatctTCTAGTATTCAGAAACAATTGTTCCATATAGTAAATACTTTAGTACATAAAAAGAAAGTAGGCAAAAGATTACAAGCACACATTTTACCAAAGATACACACAGAGCAAATAAATGGCAAAtgctggggcatctggatggctcaggggttgagcgtctgcctttggctcatgtcatgatcctgggttcctgggatcaagtcccacatcagactccctgtgcgggagcccgcttctccctctgcctatgtttctgcctctctctctctgtccctcgtgaataaataaaatcttttaaaacaaatcttttaataaaatcttttaataaaaatcttttaataaaatcttttaataaaaataaaataaaatttttttaaaaaataaaatcttttaataaaaatcttttaaaaacaaaaaatgaaaaatactcaaTATCACGAACACTTTGGGAAATGGAATTTAAGTCAAAGTGACTCACCATACACTTATTTCAAAGATGTCATGGAACTTGAATTTTCAAGTGCTACTAGTGGGAAAAAGAATAACCATGATAGATCAGtttcccatttcttaaaaatgtgaacaTTCACCTACATTCTAACAGTTTCAGTTACTacaacaagagaaataaaacatccaCATAAAGAACTGAATATAAATAtgcatagcagctttatttgtaaataCTGCAAACCTAGAAATAACCTGTATATCCAGAAGCATGGGTAGTCATTATTCATAGATTAAAAtgctacttagcaataaaaataagctCATTGTTGAATCTCAATAAGCACGCAGAATGAAGCAAaacagtacagaaaaaaaaaaaaaaacccaacaaccatATACTTAATAATGCCttatagaaaatacaaaactaacctaatgtaaagaaagaaaattgaggatTGCCTGGAAGGCTGGAGAAGACAGAGTTATATGAGCACAAAGTAAACGTGGGTGACAGATAAATTGATTTTCACAATGTAGTTTCATGACTTTATACATGTCAAAACTTAGCAAATTGTTAACATTAGATAAGTACACTTTGTTGCATGTCAATTACACAAATTATACCTTAAACAGAGCTTTAAAAAGTATTCCAAAATACAAGCCCAGATGTCCCTCTTTCAAAAGCTTAGAAAATTAGGTTGGCAACCCTATATGGACACTACCGTCTCTTTTCTCATGCCCTGGGAGGAGCATTCTTGCCTCAGTGGCAGCAAACACTGGCAACCATGAAGACTGCTGCCACCTAAATCTACAGGGATACTGGTGGGGTCACAACAGGGTCAGCCCTCTTTCTATGCTTGTTTTCCTGCCTCTAGAGAAATGACCTAGAGGTAAACAGCCCAAAGAGGCTATGAGAATCCACAAAAGCTTTAGAATATTTACTTTGTCAATAACCCCAGCTGTGGGAATACAGAGGTCCTGAGAATTTCTGTACACATTGGTCTTACGAGTCATAGTACTGAAACCAACTTTCAGGTAAGGCATATTTCATCTAATTTACTGTAGTCTCCTCTATGCCATATTAACCCATGTTTCTATCCCACCTGACCCTTAACCTTACAGCAAATGACACTAGCCTCTGAAATTTTCTACGTCATGACACATGGTTACTTTGCAGGATCTACGAGAATTAGTCCTCTCAGTAGTGGTGGGAATGATGTGATATATTATGATCAAGAGAATAAAATGTATGTTGTTCACAGAAGCATGGTATGGGTGGGAGGGGCTGTCACAACAAAGGCCTTCTTATCCAGGTGATCTCCAACCTTTCCTCAAATCATGCCACCAGATTGCCAATTAGGAACATGAAGTCCTGTAGTCTTTCTTTCCAAGCATTGGGCACCAATGTAAATTAGACCAATATTGGACAACTGCTATTTTCTGCCATCATACCATCCCTACTAAAGCAGAGAAAGTATAAGAAGCCCCATAAAAATCTGTTCATGCCTACATGCTGACAGATCACAATTCTGCTTCCAGATCACCTCACACAGTGAACACAACCACCAAAATTAAAGGGGCAGAAACAAAGACCTTTACTTaatgaacaaaaaccaaaccaatgtGCAGCAAGTAGATCCCATGCTGGTGAATTAGAACCTGGAATTTCTTCGTAAGCATAATGTGAAAAGAGTGTCCCTGAAGAAAAGTCCTTCTTAGCAGGTGAGGATGAGTCCTGTGGACCATAACTGGGTTAGGTCTATTCCCTagagtcagagagaaaggaaacGAGGATCTCTCTAAAGGCTCAGGCTATTCATAATTTCCTCAAGCAGATGGGAGAATCTAAGAGATTAGAGTACTCTGGCATGGTGACTGATCTACACTGCACAGATCTGTCAGGTAGTAGAGCTGAATGGCTTTAGTCACAGAAGCTGGCAGTGACATAAATCTGGGAATAGTGCTGGGCAGGTTACACAGTAAAGGGCATCCCCCTAAGTCTTGCATTTTCCCGAAACTTACAAGGAATCTCACAAAGTGTTCATTCAGATAAAAGAGGTTTAAATTCTGGCATATGTCTTTCAAAAAGTCTCCTCTAGTGTTGTCACACTGAGCAGAGAAGTAAAACATTCCTCACATTTAATGGTTTTCTCCAGCATGCACTCTCCTGTGTCTAAGAAGGTTAGACTTTCGActaaaagatttcccacattcactgcatccATAAGGTCTTTCTCCAGTGTGGACTCTCTGGTGTTGAATGAGGTCAGATTTGTGGGTAAAGGGCTTCCTACATTCATTGCACTCAAAAGGCCTTTCACCAGTGTGACCTCTCTGGTGTTGAAGGAGGCTAGAACTTTGGCTAAAGGTTTTCCCACATTCACTACACCCATAAGGCCTTTCACCAGTGTGAACTCTGTGGTGTTGAATAAGGCTAGCACTTTGGCtaaaggatttcccacattcCCCACACTCATATGGCTTTTCCCCAGAATGAACTCTCAGGTGTTGAATAAGACCAGAGCGTTGCCTAAAAGATTTCTcacattcactgcactcataAGGTCTTGTGCCAGTATGAATCCTCTGGTGTTGAATGAGGTCAGATTTTCGGGTAAACgattttccacattcactgcactcataaggtctttctccagtgtgaactctctgATGTTGAATAAGGATAAATTTTCGGCTAAAGAATTTCCCACAAACACTGCATccataaggcctttctccagtaTGAACACTCCGGTGTCGAATGAGGTTAGAGAACTGTCTGAAGGacttcccacattcactgcactcataAGGCTTTTCTCCactgtgaattctctgatgttgaaTGAGTTCAGATTTGCAACTAAAAGATTTCCCACAATCACTACACTTGTAAGGcatttctccagtgtgaactctccCATGTCGAATTAGGTTAAAAATTTGTCtaaaggatttcccacattcactgcaatTATAtggcctttctccagtgtgaactcttTGGTGTCGGAAAAGACTAGAACTTTGTCTAAAGGATTTTCCACATTCACACTCATAAGACCTTTCTCTAGTGTGAACTCTGAAGTGTTCGATGAGGTTGGATTTGTAGCTAAAAGATGTCCCACATTCACCACGCCCATAATGCATTTCTCTAATGTGTAGTCTCTGATGGTGAATCAGTTTAGATTTGTGGATAAAGActtttccacattcactgcattcataagttctttctccagtgtgaattctccaGTGTTTTATGAAACTGAAGTTATGGGTAAGTAATTGTCCACATTCTCTGCATCCATAAGGCTTTGTACCACTGTGAATTCTCCAGTCTTTAAGAAGGCCAGAGATTTGGCTAAAGGATTTCTCACATTCGCCACACTCATATGGCCTTTGTCCACTGTGAATTTGTTGGTGCTGCACAAGTCTGTAGTTGCagctgaaggctttcccacatttgCCACACTCATAAAGCCCTTCTCCAGAACAGACACTCTGGTGTCGATCAAGTGCATCGCTGTGGCCGGCAGCTTTTTCATATTCACCCCCATTGTACTGACTTTTTCCACTGTGAAAGGCCCGCCCACTCTGGTTGCCACTGTGTGGCTCCTTGCTGTGGGGACTGGTCTGGAGCTGAACATGTCCTGAGGTAGCTGGGAAGTCCTCACCAATCTTCCTACATGTGAAAGACTGCCCTGATACATCGAAGTTGCAGCTTGTCACCCATGAGGCCCGGTGCACATCCCTTTCCCAGGGCTTCTCCCCACTGTCATGCCTCTGTTGCTGGTGAAGGTCTGCACGGAAAGAGAAGCATCTCACACATATGCCACTCCAACTATAGTTTTCTGCCAAGGGTAAATTGTTTGGTGCTCAGCATGGTGTAAAATATCTTTCAAGCTGGCATACACATCTCACAGGGGTGGATCTTCTGCATGGACAGACCTGCTGCAGAAGCCCTGACCTGGGACTCTCCTACAGATAAAGTCTGCTCAGAAGGGGCCTCCCCATCTTCCATCTCATGCCAACAGCCTGAAAGCAGAGACATGCTGAAGAAATGCATACTGGCTTCGGTAGGAAGGGGAAGCTCATTACAAAGGTGTGTCTGACATAACAAGTTGTGTCCATCTGATTGTTCTGAGAACAAGGGAGCTGGGGGCAGGTTGAAGTAGGTGTTGCTTGGTGGTATTGGGCCTCTCAAGAGACCATAATAGAAAAGACCTCAACAGACAAGACACAAGCTAAGGGTGTACCACATAGAAGGCAGGCTCCTGCCTCCTTACTCCTCCTTCAGTAGGCCCTTATCTGCTGGTGACATGGGCATGCTATGTGAAAGGTTGGTTGTGGCCTGTCCCAATAAAATTCAAATGGACCTGTGTAGCTGGTTCAAGGACTACATTTAAGGGTATGTGCACACTTTATGAAACCATATGCAGGTCAATATTGGAGAATATCATAAATGGAGCAGTGCAGAACTGATGGCATGTGAAGACCACAAAGGTGGAAAGAGCCAGAAGTTAGAGATGAAATGACAAATCAGCAAAGAGTTAAGTTgtagaagaaaaagtagaaacaatataTGGCTAGTGGTACTTGTACCAGAACACTATTGAACATATGGGAAATTCCTGGTATGATTTGAACACAGGCCTGATATCACTGCCTCCCCCAGCTGCCACTCACCAGGGCCAGACCTCCTCTGAGACATTCTTGCCACATCCATCCCGTAAAACAATGTGCACAGTGTTTTCTGTGCACTCACCACTGTGTAACTCCTCAGAACCTGAATGATGTCAGTCTTAAAGAAAGACGCACAGTAAGTGGACACCACTGGCCCCTTGCAACTTGTCATGCAataatattcaggaaaaaaaaatataaaatacaatagaaGGAGGGTCTTACAAGAACAGCCCGTGGCTCGTGTGAGTAATGACCAGGCAGGAAGGAGGTGAAACTGGAAGCCATGGATTTGGACACAGCCTgccagggagagagcaagcaaggtGGGATCCATCAAGTTAACTTTAAGACTCCTGACTCCCAGAGCCTCCCCTGCACTTTTTGAGGTAACGTGTCACGGATGCTTGGGGAGTCCATTGCTCAGGGTACTATACGCAGCTTAGCACTGATCCTGCAGCATATATAACAAGAAAGTAGTAGAAATTAGCAGAGCTCATGATCCAGCTGTGGGCAAGAAAGAGCAGATTTTGGGGAACAAAGGAAAGGCAGGACATGAGGAGCAATGTGACAATCTTACCCAGCGATGCTACAAGTGCAaagttctccagcatcacatcaCAGTACAGGAGTCTCTGAGTTTCATCAAGGAGCCCCCATTCTTCCTGCGAGAAGTCAATGGCCACGTCCTCAAAGTTCATACCCTGCCATAATGTGGACAGTTCATTCCATGATCAACATCTCTCCTAGAAGTCCAAGTTAATTAtacacccccaccctccacatcCATCCTCAGCTCAGTCTACTCCACACCTCAGAGGAAATATCAGGCCTGGGTGTCCTTGAAGCTACTCTCTCCTCATATTCCTACTGATACTGTGTCTTCCCCCAACAATCGGCAAATGGGCAGATAGAGGATCCCTGAACTGTGGGCCTGACATGGTAGCCACACTGCCTCTTGTCAGCGTCACAAACACAGGTTAGGGAGAAAAACTAGCTATAAGGAGGGTGTGCATGACTTGACTCATCGCCAAGGTCCCAGGATCATCcctccaagaaacaaaaaatatgacgTGATCCTTCATCCTTATGACTTCAATTCCAAGGCCCTGTGGTCACGTGtttacactctctctctctgccatgccTCTCACAACTGCACTCCCACAGCTACAGTCCCCTCCTACACTACATCAGAGTCATCTCCTTGGTCTCTCTACGGGTTACTCATCATACACGGCCCAGAAAATGCCTGGCAGTTTCAAACAAGATCAAATACTAATCCAGACTGATGGTTCCCACCAACAGACATAGCCTTGAGTGCTACTATGAAGGCCTCCCTCCCTGTGCCTTGCTTCAACCTCACTACCAAGAATGAAATCAGATTTCAGGTACCCACGGCTCTCCTCCACCTGTGTGCCTCCAGTCATAGCTGTCTTCTCTCCATGTAACCCTCATTCAACACTCAAGGTACAAAGTAGGGCCTTGTACCCTACCCCCAATTAGTCCCATAAATGACCACTTGTGCTCCTAAGCCAACCCACCAGCCTAACCTGAACACTTAGGCCCAACCGTGGGACACAATGAAATCCTGGTGAATCTGTTGAACAGTTAATAAGCACCAGCCCTCCATCTCAGCATTATCTTGTTTGAATTACTCCTATGCCACCACATCCATCTGATGTCCACTCATCCCCTGGAGCCCCTGGCCACATACCAAAACATACACTTTCCCTTCTGCCCTCTATGATCACTTCTCTTCCTGATCCATGTTGTGATATCCACATCCCATAACCAGGGAGCCAAACAGGAAACCTAGTCCTCAGGCCCACCCTCTTCTTCCTGGGCTACTTTTACCATATCCTGACCAGGATTCCCCATATTAAGTGACCTACAGCTCCTCCCCGGTCCACACACTCTCCACTACCTTTTGGAGAAGTCTACATTATGAACTCCTCCTCCTCAGAGTTCCAGAGACCCACAAACTGTTCTCTGAAACATCTCCTTAATGGactaaaaagaaatcttgtatCTCCAATGAAAATTATGCTATGAACTTCCCCGTCTTAATTGATGGGAGCTTCCATCCTTCCAACTACTAAAGCCAAACTTCAAGTCATCTCTGACTcccacctctttttctctccctaaaagTTAGAAAACCCAGGAAGCCACACCTAAAACACTACTGCAGAATCCAGCCACTTCTCCATGGCCAACACTCTGCTGCAGCTACCATCACACTCACCCAGACTCTTGCAATagcctcttcccttctcttcccaccaCCAACTTTACACCAATATACTCTTCAGTGTGCTGcagccccagggagcctgatgagaccTCAGTCAGATCACCTGCCTTTACTCCTCCAAATCTCTCATAATACCAATCACCAGGGTGTCCAGACCTGACTCCTGCCGCACTTCTCCCAGTtcccatgaaaaagaaaagacacctgCTGGTCCCTGAACCCTCCAAGCCTTTGCACATTCTGGTACGTATGCCTGGGACCACCTTCCACATCTCATGAGCTAAGTACCTAGCCCAGCTCAGATCTGGTAACCTCAAGAGGACTGTTTTACTTCTAGGCTTCAGCACTTCTCAGCACTCTGGACAGTGAGATGATCTTTACAGGGCTCAAGTTTCCTGTGCCTATTATTATTGTGTCCAAGATTGTctatccgagaaaccaccaaggagctgacacctaTGCAAGCGCACAAGGATTTATTtgcaagctggagcttgggtccaagtatacccaacataGCGgaacagggacttggacccctAGGTTAAGAGGCGtagcagttttataggggccagtggccaatgaaaTTGtaatacacagaaagttgcacggATATGTCTGTCCACATGCAGGTGGCCAACTGATTTACAACTTACCCTATAGTGAccgtttgaactagcctatcatttggtcagaattggcgcgcagGTTTGGCGGGCAAAAGGCGGGGTTTACATTCTTTGGCGGCTAGGGATTCCGCATTCCTAAATGAGCTGGTTTCCGTAGGGGTGTGCTCActggcttgactagggtggggtagtgccttaagcaataaggTCATGTGGGGGTTACACATGAGATGGCGgttgtagcacaaaatggaattagtcctgctctgcttgtccaggggaagggaatttttgttaaatttcttggGTCCCACAATTATCACCGCCCTTCCCGTCTGTTCCTTCTGTGAAAAGCTTCAGGAAACGTGTTAGAACCCGATTTCAAGACACTTTACCTCTTTTGTTCCCAACTCTCCTTGGCCCCCAGCGTCCTCAGAAAGATGGTAAAACTTCTAAGGCACAACTTGGCCTCACACACTCTGTTGCCTGTAAACACAACTGTCTGGGTTTCCCCAGTGCTCCCGGCTCGGTCGATCTCCAAGTCTTCTGCACGAACCTCACACCTCCCTGCGGCCTGCTCCCGCACGCCAGCGCACCGGCGCTCACATACAGGGCCTCCGCCAACGGCGCCTCCCTGTCCCGGACCCCGGGGCCTGGGCCACAGGGACGCGAGCCGACCTCCCGCGCTCGGGCCTTGAGggtctgggtggggggagggctgggagggcCCGGCGTACGAGCGTTTATCGCGCCGGAGCCCTGGGTACTGCCGCCGCCATCAGAATCGGGGGGCTGAGTGGGGTTTTGCGGCAAGGAAATCTCGATCCCAGCCTGCTGCGAGTTACCCTGGGCTGCGCGGGCTCCAAGCAGCCTCTTTGTAGTGAGAAGAACGCTTTTAGTGTCTTACCGGCCGCCAACCTGGGGCTCCGAAGTCTCAGAGGGAACGGATTCCAGAGAAGCCAAAATGACCGCCACGAGGAGGACGCCGGAAGTCCCACCCTGACCTGGTGCGTCTGCACGGAAATGCCCGTACTGGGCTTTCATTGGGTCAACTCCGCCACCATTAGGCAAATTGACGTCTGGGTAATGTAGTTTCCTTAGCCGCACAGGTGGTTAGAGTGTCCTAGTCCTTGACCTCTGCGAATCAAGGTTTCGTGGTATCTCGAGTGTCTGAGAAATAAGAGGCCATCTAGCCTTCCGGGAAAGAAGCtgtttacctattttttaaagggCAGTTCGCGGATATTTGGAGTGTTGTCGGCAACTGATCACTTGTTAGAGACATTTCAGACTCCTTGAAGCTCAGAATTCTCCCAGGctaaaactatttaaattattcTCAAACGCTACAAATTTAAATGCACACAGTCTCTTTCAGATTCAAAATGCATCCACTCTTAGCTAGAATGTAATAGACATTTTCTTGCTATTGGAATTCATGTAGACGAGGAGTTAGTCGATTTTGTAACTCTTGTCTTTGCTCATGGCCATGACTTGGAAGAAACAGTGATGTTCAGCCGCtctgaaggaggagaaggaattcTCTCTGCATCTGGTTCCCAAAGAGAACATCTTTCCTGCCTGTATATTCAGTGATTGCGTCCAAATCACAAAGCAatgctatttattcatttaatatttcttcatatcTTAAGATATATCCAAGTCCTTTAGATATCTGACATCTATCTCAAATGTAGAGCAACTTGTTAAATTCTGTTGTTATGTGATAGCAGCTACAGCATTCTCATGCAGAGTGTGTGTGCAAAAGAGGCATCTAAACACCATTGTCTTGTCTCCTTGCTGAGGAGGGCTTATCATTGGTTCAAGTGTTTGCTGGGACTGTTGTGCATGAGGAATTGATGATATAGcagggaaaaaagtgaaatgcaAATTGAAGAGGGCTATTAACGATTATGGAGTTATTCAAAGATAGTGGCAGAAATACTCTGGGGAAATATCAGTGGAGGGTGAAAAAACTAAGACCGCCGATAATTTTTATGAGGACACATTTAAGTCtgagaagaaataagaattaaGCTGGAGCACCTGGATAACTCAGTTAGTAGAACATgtggctcttggtttcaggttgtgagtttgggccccatgttagacctagagtttacttaaaaaaaaaaaaaaaaaaaaaagctaagctgAGTCCAATCTTGGCATTGtctttttaaatcagttaatCAGTTTTATCCTAGGGGATTTGTAGTCTTTCTCATCATAGTTTTAACATCTAGATTCATAATAACTAGTGTTACATAACTTTTCTAGGCCTAATGACCATTAAAAGTGTTCTTTAATGAAGATTTTGCTCAAATatgttgcatattttattttttgtcttttttcattgaTATCTTTGATACACAGTCCTTCagttaaatatttacaaatttatttcaaCCATTCTGTGTTGCAATTCTTAATAAGCATTTTTTAGTTATTCAGTGTTTTTagggttgtcttttcttttactaGCAATTCTTCAATACTCCAATGTCTTAGTTAATAatccttttattaaattttcccaATCCAATTTAATGTGGAGGTTCTTCCTCCTGATTGAATCCTCCTAACTAATAACGGATTAGTTCTGGCAGTAGTCCTAGTGGATAAACCCATATGGACGGGATTTGGGGATTCGTTTGGCCAAACCCTTGGGCTTGAATGAAGTGCTGAAGTGCTGAACCCATGCATGACCCATGGTATGCAGTGACATCATAATGAATCCATTACCTAGAGTCAATTATGATGAAATGGCAACTGCAGCACATGCTTTGAGAGCAAGGGGATGCTGAGTATTAAGGCAGCAATGGTGACTATAAGGAGTTTGGTCTGGGAAGGATTTGAATTCACATTATTGATAACAAAGTGAAAATCGTAAGTGCACTGAGGTCCCCATGTGAGAAAGAGAGTTTCTATGATAGTCCTAATAGAAACTGATTTCTGTAGCTGCAGGATTCCAATTGCTGAAAATcaaaacattaaatttataaCTTGCTGGATTACAATGACTGTAGAATATAGTTTTACAATGTTTCTCCTGTGAAAGTTAGGGCATTGGTCGATAAAGTGGGATTCTGAATGTTGGAATGGGGACATCTGGTTGGATGCAAAGAAACTGACAATCTGGAATCCAAGTTAACCTGAGTCTCCCCtgatgtggataaaggggaaccctcttacattgttggtgggaatgcaagctggtgcagccactctggaaaacagtatggagtttgctcaaaaagttgaaaatagggacacctgggtgactcgatggttaagtgcctgcctttggctcagagtgtgatcctggggttctgggatcgagtcccacattgggctccccacagggagcctgcttctccctctgcctgtgtctctacccctctgtgtctctcatgaataaatacataaaatctttttaaaaaattgaaaatagagctaccctataacctagcaattgcactactagggatttaccccaaagatacaaatttagtgATCTTAAGGGACCCCTGCacctccaatgtttatagcaggaatgtccacaacagccaaactatggaaagaggaaagagcccagatgtccattgatagatgaatgaataaagaagatgtggtggtGTGTATATGGAGtactacttagccatcaaaaaaaaaaaaaaaaaaaaaaaaagaggggatccctgggtggctcagcagtttagtgcctgccttcagcccagggcatgatcctggagtcccaggattgagtcccgcattgggctccctgcatggagcctgattccccctctgcctgtgtctgcctctctctctctctctctctctctctctctctctctctctctcggtgtctctcatgaataaataaaatcttaaattttatttgcaaattgccatttgcaatgacatggatggatctagagggtattatgctaagggaagtaagtcaatcagagaaaggcaattatatgatttcactcatgtggaatttaagaaacaaaataggatcataggggaagagaaggaaaattaaaacgatgaaatcagagagggaaccaaacaaaaagaaattttaaaaaacattttatttattgggacacctaggtagctcagcgattgggcacctgccttcagctcaggtcatgatcccaggatccgggattgagtcctgcatcgggcttcctgtgaggagcctgcttctccctctgcctgtgtctttacccctctctctcagtctatgtctctcaaataaataaatattaaaaaaaaataa harbors:
- the LOC119870886 gene encoding LOW QUALITY PROTEIN: zinc finger protein 551-like isoform X2 (The sequence of the model RefSeq protein was modified relative to this genomic sequence to represent the inferred CDS: inserted 2 bases in 1 codon); its protein translation is MNFEDVAIDFSQEEWGLLDETQRLLYCDVMLENFALVASLGCVQIHGFQFHLLPAWSLLTRATGCSYLHQQQRHDSGEKPWERDVHRASWVTSCNFDVSGQSFTCRKIGEDFPATSGHVQLQTSPHSKEPHSGNQSGRAFHSGKSQYNGGEYEKAAGHSDALDRHQSVCSGEGLYECGKCGKAFSCNYRLVQHQQIHSGQRPYECGECEKSFSQISGLLKDWRIHSGTKPYGCRECGQLLTHNFSFIKHWRIHTGERTYECSECGKVFIHKSKLIHHQRLHIREMHYGRGECGTSFSYKSNLIEHFRVHTRERSYECECGKSFRQSSSLFRHQRVHTGERPYNCSECGKSFRQIFNLIRHGRVHTGEMPYKCSDCGKSFSCKSELIQHQRIHSGEKPYECSECGKSFRQFSNLIRHRSVHTGERPYGCSVCGKFFSRKFILIQHQRVHTGERPYECSECGKSFTRKSDLIQHQRIHTGTRPYECSECEKSFRQRSGLIQHLRVHSGEKPYECGECGKSFSQSASLIQHHRVHTGERPYGCSECGKTFSQSSSLLQHQRGHTGERPFECNECRKPFTHKSDLIQHQRVHTGERPYGCSECGKSFSRKSNLLRHRRVHAXEKTIKCEECFTSLLSVTTLEETF